The genomic interval CAATAAATTGCTACCTCCTGGTTGGACTCACTCTGCATAGTCTAGTCTAAGGTTAACACATTAATCtatgcagctatccttttaagctGATTGTGTTTGGAGAAACTCACTCACCCACACCTGTGAGCAGAGAGCAGTCATCTGTTCATAAAACACTGACCATGTGCCTCATGTAACCTGACAGTAGAAATCCAAATctatatatttaacatttacaccAATTCACACCTGGAAGCACTTCATCTACAAAGACATAAATGTGGCCTTGGTACCCAAGTGACCATTGTTTACCGAGGTGACACTCACCACAGTCGTACATGCGGTTGAGCCGGGTGATGTCGACAGCACTGAAGTCCAGCCGCTGACCAATGATGTCATTAAAGTACGGTATGGTGGTGGTGATTGTGGGGATGCTTGCATTCTTATTGAAAGACAGCGGCCTGTAGTGCATGATGGACTCATAGTCGTATGGTGTGTTCAGATCAGTGATGAAGTCATCTTCATACTTATTGAAATTGTGCTCCATGcctgtgaagagagagaggaatggtaggtaggtaggttggtaggtaggtaggtaggtaggttttTGGGCTGCATACATGTCACAGGCCAAAATTATCATTGTTGACTGTGAAATAAGCTTCGAACCTCCATCATCCAGACGAGGCTCCTGAATCAGTTTGTGAAGGATAGTATGCAGTGATGTTAAGCTATCgtttttaattaattcagtgaacagcagcaaccaggtttttggttgcttagtaatGGTCACATAATACAACAGAAGCTGCCTGTATTAAAAACACCTCACACTTCCATGTGTTTTCCCAAGGTTGTTTGCTATAACGGCCCCTAACGAGTGAAATAGGGCCCAttaatatgtgacaaaaacttaGTGATTGGTTGGTGTATTGTGTTCAGCTGAGGAAATAAAGCCATTTACACTCTTTGTATACGCCGCAGGAGAGCAAACAATGATGGACAAAACGGAGCAATAATTATCACTGGAAgtctggggggtgggggtggtacAGAGTCAATATTCCAATCCGTcaggaaaataaagaataaaagtctATATGGACATCTGAAAATGGCAGAATGTTTCCAAGAACACCTCTGTGAAATGGTTGATGAGTGCAACTTGGCActcggcactgccctctagagggaGTATTGCATAACGTCCATACCAGCTCGTGGGGTAGGTAGGGTAGTGATGTTTGggacagtatatatgtataaatgggGAGTATTTCTGTGCGACTGTCTGAAACAAAGATGAAATGCTTTGACCCACCTTCTGTAATCTGGTCCCACCAGATTTTCACATAGTTCTCTCTGTCCGAGCGAGACTGCTCATGGTAAAAGCCCAGAGCATGAAGGAGCTCATGCTCCACGATGGCCTTGGTGTCACACCTCGCCCCAATGGAGACATTCTGTCCAATTTTATCATCGCCGACATACGACCAGCATCTGAATGGGTAAAATGGAAATTTTTACACCATAGCTTTACAATGTAATAAGTTTTTGAAAGCTCAGTAGTTCTCAATGTTTGGTCCTTAATTCCTTAAGTTTTAAGACTTAACAGTGTGGGCAGTAAAGTTGTGCAACAAACAGAGAACACTGCAGCTCACCCAGACAGCTTGGTGAAGGAAATGTAGGTGGACTCTCCCTCGTATGGCTTGAAATCCACGCAGGATCTCAAACGGTATTCCTCAAACGCCTGGAGGATCACACCTTTGGCATTCAGTTCTACAACAAGAGGATATAATTTCCCAGTCAGTAAATGTTTTACCTATTCTTCAGATTTTATCATGAGAGAAAGTGTGCAGAGCCTACCTAAAGAATCAGTTAAGATGTAAGGGATTGGAAACTTCCACCGTCGTGTTTGGTCGAGGATTGCGTTCCTGCTGGGCTACAAGACACTGAACACTCtgagaacattttcttttatattcttGACAAACATGATCTCTGTAGACGTTACTGAATACTTACATTCCCAGCAATGTCTCCCTCAAACAGGTgatttaaacctttaaatgtgAGAAACAACAAGGTTTTAGAAATTCTGATATCAAGTCAACAAAGTGCATTATCACAAACTTTAAGAGGCTTTAAGAGTTCTACCTTTGTTGATGTCAGGTATGTCGTCCCTAAGTTCACCTGCGTCTGCATCATCACCTGGAggacacatgtttttgttagaGAGAAAGAGTGACAAACAAAAAGCTTCTTTTCTGTGTATGTGACCAATAAAGTGAAGGAGAACCAACCAGTAAATGTCGGCACAGCTTGCACCTAGCACACAAGAAGAGACACTTTCAATCATTcactgagacttttttttttcttcaaatgtatGGTTttaaaaaaccctttaaattgaaatatttcagaaaatTCTCTACCGTCAAAACCGCAAATAGGCCGATCAGTACAGCAGTCCCCCTCAAACTGTCTCCAGAGACCATGTTGTTCTCTCTGTTGCCGCCGCCAACTTGCCCATGAaggcagctgcagctgaagaGGAACTTTGATCAggtttattgtgtttaatgAGTAACATGCATTCCGCGCGTCGTCACTGTCATTCCTGAAGGTCACATGTTGTCATTTGCTCTGCAGAGACGAGCAATAAACTGTTGACCCTGTGCTCAGGCAACAGGGTCAACAACAAGGTTTTAAATCCGTGAAAAGATATGCGCTTTATTGGTCCTTAAAATGCCCTCATGTTGCAATCCAATctcttttaaatgttaacaaaTCATATTTATATGATACTAAATGATACCTAAATTTGTATTGCACTGTGGTAAAGCTATTGTTTTATAGCCTACACGTTTGTTTATGCTGTTATTGATGGTGACTGATTTTGTTTTACTGCTACATGCGTCGATTTACTATGAGCGGTTGTTTTCAATCATATTTAACCTGTAACCTATGGTATTATTGTTGGAAAGCCTCAAGTCCCCAGTGTCAGGTtcatagttcaggttttttttaaagtgtcagcactgactgtgctctGTGGGCCCTCCCCCTAAACCGGGAACTAGCACGAGACATGGGCACCAACTCTTACTCCAagcatggctgccagtggggacaccaAGAAAACACAAGGCTAACCTACGCTTGCttaagtgtatatatgtatgtgtatatatccATTAAGAATAATCTCACTATTAGACAGcctggaaacagaagtttgtcaaccactcactctcccacaccaaagtccttggataaaatgtgtgattttatcTTGCTGGGGTTCACACTTGCATAGGTAATGTCATCGTATTATTCCAAATTATAGAATGGttgaatgcaaaaaaaaagaagaggttaGTAGGAGGAATGGAGCCACTGCTTGAGACCAAGTCCAAGCAAGTCACAAGTTCTAAAAGTCAGGACTTGAGTCTAGCTTCAGTCTGAGTCCTGAACACAAAACACTGGCTCCTACAACTGCCATTGAGGtggtaaataaaagtattaatgAATGTTTTCCAGATCCTTCATCCTCTGTGCTTGTAAATGCCCACACATGATTTCTGTTATCTCCACCATCAGCTTTATCTCATTCTAAGATGTGATGACACCGCGTTGTTCAATCCCCTGACCTTAGAACagcagaccaaaaaaaaaaaaagagaaaaacatctACAGAACAGACCAGAAGCTCAAACCACACAAGGCGCGTAACTGGAAACGAGAActggaaaacaacacaatagTACATCAACCATCAGCGACAGCCGTATCATCTATGAGTTAATAACGAGGAAATGTACTGAAGTTTTAAAATTCAAGTTCACCTTTCATGTGGCTGCTgccatacagacacacacaatcaatGTTTTTGCTATTTACTACAGAATGCAAAATTGTGGAGTTCTTTAATGAGGGAGTATTGGTCAATATGTTTGCACCAGGCAATGGACCAAAATACATACTATTACTGatattaattcaattcaatcctattttatttgtatagcgccaaataaTATACCTCATCTGAAGGCACTGTAcaaagacaacatcaaggagaggagagagacccaacaattcacacaacgagcaaacactaggcatcaatGGAGAGAagaaactcccttttaacagaagaaatctctgacaaagccagactcagagatgtgcagccatctgcctcggccggttggggtgaaagaagaaaaatgggcgacagaggagaggagagggagagaaaggacaagagggagatgagggagagacaggagagagagaccaggagcagatagacaacaactgtatcaagttataagtttatgCAGGAAAGTTATGAGTCAGTggtgacatgtttatagaactgcaatgtcatttatataagcattattattattatttatattatatccATGTGGGCTGGATATGGGTTACATttgggctgacaatatgggtcccaagcagTTTTGTGTTGGCATCCATACTGTCGGCCCGGATTCAGCCCACATGGACATTAGATTACATTTATACTAGTGCTGCTGTGGATGTTTTCTGCTTCTGTGGACCAATATCAGTAATATCTAAGGGGAATGTTGATGTTACCTTAGCATACTGTGTACGGACTATTGTTAAAGATGGGGTAGGCAGAATATGTTCCACtttactgatcaataattctCAAATAATCTATCAGCATGATGTAAATCGAGTGATCTGAGAGAATCTGGCCCACCACGAGTGACTTTGATCCAACAGAGGGCAAGTCAGAGAGAAAGCAGAGGCTCCTGTTGGCTGTTTGTCTTCAACTGCTCTGCATACAGGTTCCCTCGATGGGAAGATACTGTAACTACTCAACAACTGTCTTCAATGCAAAGaaacctttcttcttctttcggcttctcccttgaGGGGTCACCACCGCTGatcatctgtctccatcttgACCTCCtgtgttacaccaactgtccctCACAACATTGataaaccttctctgtggtcttcctctttccctcctgtcctggcagctccatcttcagcaTCGTTTGTCCAGTATTATCACTGTGCCTCCAATATGcccatttctaatcctgtccatcctgctCACTCCCAACAACAATCTCAGCATCTTCTGCTCTtccacctccagctccatctcctgtcttttagacagtgccactgtctccaggCCGTATATCATGTATCAAAAGGAACATGCCACAGGTTTGCTTTTGTAGCTTTCTTTATTACAGCAGTTCAAGGAGACAAGCGTTATCGCACGTACAGATTCCAGATACAACTTTTACATTTCATATATGACGTGTATTATTCTGATTTTGTTTCACAGCAGGGATCTgccatttctctttctttttttcttgtcatcCCAGCTCCAAATGTTGAATCTGGTTTCATGAGTCACAAGAAAACAAGGGTAATATGTGGTTCAATATAATGTTCAGCGGTAAAACACAAAGTATCTCACCTCCAATTCCTAAAATCCTCCATGACCTCACTCCTTTGGTTTAATGGGCACTTCTGTTTTAATCAGTGACGATATGTCTGTGGACAAAGACATGATCATGTCTGTTTCCTGACATGcttcatattttttaaatgtttaatatacACAATTAAGGCGTTTTACAAACCCTCAAAGTcgatgaagatgatgaggtCATCATTCTTGAGGTAATTACGTCGCCGGAGGTCAAAGTGCTTGACAAAGTTCCTCCAGCCCCATGATGGACCTCTGTAGCATTCACAGGATGGGTCAAACTTCCCCACCTTAGAGGGATTGTCCCACATTAAATGTCCATCCTGTGCTAAGAGACAGAGAAGGACATGGTTGGTTCAGGTCAAACTTTATCGTCAACAACATAGACACACGGTACAACAACAGCACGCAATTAAGGACCTTGACAGTCTAAAACAGGCCACACAGTAGAACATGTGGCTCGCACTGGTGCTGGTTCTCGtccaggcctttctgtgtggagttggcatgttctacctgtgtgtgtgagtgggtcttctccgggttctccggttttctcccacagttacaaaacatgcagaggttaattggactgTATGGAGTGCacgaatggttgtttgtctcgatACGTTGGCCCAACgttggactggcaacctgtccagggtgtacccccacatgttgccctatgtcagctgagatttgcaCTGTGAcctcatttggaggataaagtagtggATAATGAATGGAAGGGAgtctaaaatgaaaaagaatgttTTCTAGTGTATCTATTCTTCCTGCTactaataaaatatattaaagttCGTTAGACAGACGATTATATGCATCTTCTTCAGGACTTCTTCAGAACTTGGAGGTAGCATCAGATTGTGTACATGCCTGTCTTGATGTTGCCTCAGTTCTCCTTGGCCACATACATTCAAATAAACTCCTCCGTTTTGCGGTCTGATAATGCAAAGTCATCTTGTCCAGAGGTGTTTCACAAAATGTTGGGGGTCCCAGGAAATAAGGGATGCATAGAGCACCATAACAAACCAACTCAAAGCAAATTATAGGCAGTGATGAAGACTGAAGATTTAATGGAATTCTCAAAATTAGTTTTGCTGTAGACTATAGACGAGGTGATAAAAGATAAGGAGAACTTACTCTTTCTCATGTCGGTTGTGAGGCTGCGAGCGGTGGACATCCTCAGCTTAATGTCAGGGTCTTGGTCCATCACCACCAACGTGGCCTGTCTGTTAACAGCTGGCCACTGCATCACCACGTCATTCTCGCCGCTGGCCAGGTGGAAGTACAGCCCAGCGTAGTTCCCCGTGTAATCAGAGTAGGACGACTGAGGAATGACGCTGATACCGTAACCGTAGCCTTCAGGGCTGTAGAAGCGAGGACTGTGAAGCTCTGTGTTATTAGCCATGAAACTGGAGAAGTTCTGGATTCTCCACACAGCGTTGGGGCAGCGCGTTTCCGTCAGGCTGATGTCGTCGAGGTAGATGCCACCGGTGGACGCAGAGGGGTCAGCGCGCATGGCCTGGAAAGCATAGCGGAATTTGACACCTATCTCCATTGGGACGTGGGCGATCTTCCATGTGTGGTCAGAATCCGCTGGggaacacagacagaaacaaggTGACAAATACTCCTTTGGGAGGTAAGAGTCATATTTAGAGATTTAGATTCATATGTAAATCACATGATCTGAGAAAGAACAGTGTGTCACAGTAGGacttgaccaatcacagggcaagtcaaggcgagctgggaccatgatAGAAGATAATGGTCAAGATAAAAATGCAGTGGCAGGTGATTAGCATagtttagcttagcattaagTCTGGAGGCAGCTCAAATAAATGGCTGCCTTAATGCAAATGCAGGACATTCAATGTAAGTTGCTAATTAAACACGCCTGCTTCATTAGTCCATACCATGGAAGgtgtgtattttcttcattttacgGACTGTGCCTGTGCCGTCATCCGTCTTGACCCAGATCACCAGCTTGTCCTTGGGGTTTCCAGTCATCTTGTAGAAGAACTGCAGACACTGGAGCTTTCTCTTGGGGTAGAGGATGCGGGATTCCAGCAGAGCAGACTCCTGTGGCCTCCCCACCTTTGTATTGAAGTACATAAAGTAGCCACTGTCTAtaaaatcaaagtaaaacaagtgggcagattacttttttttttattgaaaccGTGcttgagatttattttattttattttatttatttctttaaagaaaTGCTATGTAGCTCTGACCTCTGCATTTCCCCAGGAGTGTGTGATCCTCGTCACCAACTGTGCTCTTCACATGAGACCAGTCTGCATCATCATGGGAAGCCTGGATCATCCCACAAATGCTGGCGTACTCAAAGGCACACTGGTCCAGCAGCGTGAGGGGTCCGGCTGAGGTGAAGGATTCAGGCAGTCATATGAAAAGTCTATTCATTGTCTAATAAACTTAAGAaatctcacacattcactctgtaaCGTACAGCAGTTGTACATGCGGTTGAGCCTCAGGGTGTCCATCTTGCTGAAGTCCAGGTACTGGCCAATGATGTTGTAGAACTCTGGgattttggtggtgatggtgggaaTGGATTCGTTCTTATTAAAGGAGAAGGGCCTGTAATGCATGATGGACTCATAGTCGTATGCCGTGTTTTGATCGGTGATAAAGTCGTCGTTGTATTTGTTGAAGTTGTGTTGAAGCCCTGCGGGGGGGGTGAATTTCAAGATCCTTCAATTATTGCCGCCACAGAAAAATAGCATTAATAAGGACTGAAAAGTTATATCTACATTCATTTAGAAATGTTAAAACAATGGAACATGACATCATGGAACCATACCCGGAGTCACCTGATCGAGCCAGATGTCAACATAGTCGTCCCTGTCTGTGCGAGACTGCTCATGGTAAAATCCCACAGCGTGCAGGAGCTCGTGCTCTATCACTGCCTTGTGGTCACAGCCTGACCCCAGTGACAGAATCTGACCATTCTGTTGGTCACCAACGCTGGAGAAACACCTATGACAAACCAAAGTGtacacaaaatacatttaaaggcaACATTTCAGTGGAACACCTTTACATCAAAGTACAACGTAAAGAGTTTCAattcctgttgccagtaggtggcgctctTATAAAATATGTGTAGTTTAGGCCACATTGGaaattgtacagtatataagaaAGGACAATGGTTTTTAAGGTCTTGGTGATCACCTAAAGCTGCTTGACACACATTcaccctttcactcacacatttatgtgcagcacattttctatcacacatctttggTACCCATTCACACAGGAGCAACGTGGGCATGAGTGCAGTAATGGCACGTTTCcactagcgatagtacctggtactttattttagtatctgctctggtgaggtttcAAGTGAGCTGaggactgccggccactgattggtcagagtgccgtcacaggaagagacgtccgacacaaaaatcaagccgaacaatgccgaactgtagatcagttaaaaagacttaacaatcctaaaaatgtgggtccAACAAATccccaacaattaccagggaaatgtctaaaatctcaatatttaacagaggagtctggtgtatttagcgacagcggcatcacaaaccctgctgctgtatttcagcacagtgactgtgtcagacggagtctgtgctccggtcatggaggaagtactgaacaaatgttttgaatgaactgattctaatgattcagttacactgaaaaaacACTGAACCGTGCAGAGTCGAGCAGGGACCATAGATgaaatattttaacatgttaaagAAATCTAGATTGAAATAGTGTCGAGGCGAGCGGTCCTGCTACAAAGGTAATACACAGGAATTAAAACTTTCCcgatgttttaaaatgaatacacacatcattttgtgtttcttaACTGAGAACTGAGAACTGAGGTTAGAGTACTGTATCTAATGTTTGAAACCTTGAGTAAATAGTTCAGACACTACTAACTGGGCTACTTTGTTGACAGTATCATTTGCATTTGCTCTGAACTCCGTGGCCATTGTTTTCAATTCAGTGGATTAGGATGGATTTAAATGAATAGCAGCCAAGCAGCTTGAACCTGAACGCATGACTAAAACTGATTTCAATAGACAGAGTCAACACAAGTAAGAAAAGCGGGTTATGTGGTTACGTTTTTAGcctttgttgattttttttttgcctattcTAAATGTGTATATTCAGCAACTGAGCAGCAACTTGCGCAAGAGCTCTattgcacaaacacaaagtcgTACACTTTTATTCGTGGGATAATATAGCGTGTCTTTACTGCTCCTCCACTGACACACTTATCAGTACCACACACCAAGTTACCTCacctgtaaaaagaaataaacagatgaaatgtggactttgaaaacacagagccggAATCAGAGGGGGGTTATAAGGGGGGCTCAGCCCCTCATTTTCTTTCAGCTTTATACGTCTAGTAAAAGCAAATGATTTGCTTAGATACACAAGACGACAGGCCCGTATGTACCGTTCTAGTGAAATACAGCACAGAAAATCCGGTTAGAAGGCATTTCAATGGAAAACCTTTCAGAAATGATTTACCACATACGtacacttaaaacaaaaaatctacAGTCGTACCCCCCTCTCTTCTCAAACTTGATATAGGTCTTCTCTCCCTCGTAAGGCTTGAAGTCGATGCAAGACTTGAGGCGATACATTTCAAAAGCCTGGTGGACGCAGCCCTTGGCATTCAGATCTGAGGAATGAGAGAATTAGACAGTGTTCTGTCATGAAATGACACATACAAGCTTTCCAACACTCAACTCAACACACAACTTACCCAAATCATCACCCAGAATGTAAGGGATTGGAAATTTCCATCTGTAGCTTTTGTCAACCAGGgcattccttccttcctgcaGCATAAATTACTTCTTAAATTGTGATCATAAAAAAAGGTcattaaatgaaacacaaattcaaaaccaataaaataaaCGATCAAATGCCAGTTTTGTTATCTCACATTTATATTGCTCTTTGGTTACACAAGAGCAAATGGTACGACTGTGCCAACGGACCATGACTTTGGTTATATACACGTGCAACAATTGCAATAAAGGAATAattcacaatattttttataaaggaACTTACTGGAAGTAAAATGTCCCCTTCAAACAGGTTGGCATCTGAACCTAGAGCAtggttacaaaaacaaaatatggtCAACCTCAATCATAAGTACAGTTattcctcatttatttattttttacgtaTGATTTATGTAAACAACATTACTGTGTTGATTTGTAAGTTGTGATGGAATAAACATCTGTAAAGTGATGCGACTCACCCAGATTTAAGATGGGGTTCTCATCCTCGCCGTTCTCATATACCTctgttaaacaaacacagatgtgaTTCAGTCTTTTCTCATAACTTtctacatatttacatttaatcgTAGGCAGTTATTTCACATACCGTGTAAGCTTTGGTGAACTGGTATCTGCATGAAAGAAAACCAAAGTTCAAGTCATTTCAAggttaaggttttttttcagaaactgtGCTCACTTCAAAAATGAACACATAAACACTTACAGCATATGATGTGGCCAGAGCCACAAGTCCAAACAGCAAAATCTCTCGCTCCATCATTCTGACTGCTGAGTGTAGCAAAGCAGATGCTGCTGCCTTCGCTTAAACATGCAAATTAACAAGCTACAGCCTTTGGCCCTTGCTGAAGTTTATACCAACCATAAAGAGTTACTTAAGGACTTTGACTCCAAATTGTTGccgattggtgtgtgtgtttgttttttttcacactaCCTTGTGCTTGTTATCTGCCTTATAACCTGGTTTTCCTACATTATCAGATAGCAGCCATTTATTCAGAGCTTATCAGTGAGAAAATAACCATTTAAATGGCAGTAAACTTAAATTGTATGTCAAATTTCACATGCAAACATCACTGCACCTGTGGTGAGTCAAATAGTTTAAAGGCAATCCTTCTTTTGAGAAAAGGTATACATGTGTTTTGCAACGTAACCACTAGATGGCGCCAAATACCCACTGTTCCTGTGTGAGCGCtactttgtatttgtttcctggCAAGGCACGTTTGGATAattcaaacatacagtatgtacactgGTAAATGGTAAGATGTGGTCATTTAATTGTAATAATGGTTATTTACTGTCAATATCGGCAATATCGTTGAAACAATGATTAAAATAGAGCAATATCTTTGTCAGCAAGTCACGCAAG from Solea solea chromosome 17, fSolSol10.1, whole genome shotgun sequence carries:
- the mep1a.1 gene encoding meprin A, alpha (PABA peptide hydrolase), tandem duplicate 1, which translates into the protein MMEREILLFGLVALATSYAIPVHQSLHEVYENGEDENPILNLGSDANLFEGDILLPEGRNALVDKSYRWKFPIPYILGDDLDLNAKGCVHQAFEMYRLKSCIDFKPYEGEKTYIKFEKRGGCFSSVGDQQNGQILSLGSGCDHKAVIEHELLHAVGFYHEQSRTDRDDYVDIWLDQVTPGLQHNFNKYNDDFITDQNTAYDYESIMHYRPFSFNKNESIPTITTKIPEFYNIIGQYLDFSKMDTLRLNRMYNCSGPLTLLDQCAFEYASICGMIQASHDDADWSHVKSTVGDEDHTLLGKCRDSGYFMYFNTKVGRPQESALLESRILYPKRKLQCLQFFYKMTGNPKDKLVIWVKTDDGTGTVRKMKKIHTFHADSDHTWKIAHVPMEIGVKFRYAFQAMRADPSASTGGIYLDDISLTETRCPNAVWRIQNFSSFMANNTELHSPRFYSPEGYGYGISVIPQSSYSDYTGNYAGLYFHLASGENDVVMQWPAVNRQATLVVMDQDPDIKLRMSTARSLTTDMRKTQDGHLMWDNPSKVGKFDPSCECYRGPSWGWRNFVKHFDLRRRNYLKNDDLIIFIDFEDISSLIKTEVPIKPKE